AAAGATATTCTATAAATTTTTTTAATTTTTTAATTTTGAACCCCTAAGAAAATTTAAACATTATAACCGAGTTCTCTTGCAACTCTTTTAATATTTTCAAGTCTTTTTTCAACAGGCGGGTGTGATGCAAAAAGTTCGCCTAAAAATCCAACAATCCCAAATGCTTTCATCTCAGCCGGAAGCGCCACCTGTTCTTTTGGAATCTGACCTAATTTTGCAAGAGCATAATAAATTCCCTCTGGTCCATCTATTCTAACAGCCCCAGCATCAGCTTTATATTCCCTGTATCTGCTAAACCACATTGCAATCATTGTTGCAAATATACTCAAAACTATTTCAAGAGCAAAAGAAATAGCTATATAAGCAAAAGGATTTACATTTCCTTCTTCATCTTTCGGTGCCACTATGTTTGCAATCAAACGGGAAATAAAAAACACAAGAGCGTTTAATACCCCCTGGACTATTGTCATAGTTATCATATCCCCGTTTTTGATATGGTTAATTTCATGTGCTATTACCCCCTCAATTTCTTTTGTATCCATCATATCAAACAAACTTGTGGATACAGCCACAAGAGAATTGCTTTTACTAGGTCCTGTGGCAAAAGCGTTAGGAGGTCCGTCAAACACACCTACTTCCGGCATCGGAACACCTGCTCTCTCTGCCAGTTTGGCCACAGTATTTACAAGCCATTTTTCAGCTTCGGTTGTCGGAGTTTCTATAACCCTGACACCCATACTTATTTTTGCCAACCATTTTGAAAGAAGAAGCGAAATTATACTTCCGCTGGAACCCACAATCACTGACAATATAGCAAGACCGCTGATGGTTTGAGGGTCTAACCTTACATGAAAAATTATTTCAATAATAAAAATGGAGAGATATATTGAAGCCATAACTGCCAGATTCATTATAATAAACATTAATATTGCCATTTCTCCTCCTAAAAAGTTTTTTAAATTATACAGAATTTCAGTTAATTCTGGATGATTTTCTAATCATCAGATAATAAATAGTGACTGTGGGCACCGTTACATTAAGGACAGTTACTATTATCATTAAAACACCAAGATTTGAATAATCCTGAGGGACAATAACTTTTCCATTTTCCACAACCTCTCTGCTTACCACAAATATTTCATTTAAATATTTAGTAAGTATTCCCCCGGCAGTTAAAGCCAAATTCATAAGACTTGCCATTAATGCAAACCATGTGGCCCTTTTACCCTCGGGTGCATAAATAGCAATAAGTGTTAAAAGCGGAATCATACTAAGCTGGGCAAAAGGTGATTCAACAGCAGTGTCAATTATTGCCACTGTTCTTGGAGAAAGCCCCAAGGCCTGAGGAATTCCGTAATATAGTCCGATAATTGGTAAAAACAGAATTGTAGTTATGATTGTTAACCACAAAAGTGTATAATGAGCGGGTTTTTTGGCTATAAAATCACTAAAAAGCCACATTCCAAGGATTGAAAGTACTGCTCCAATCTGGGCCAAAGTACCAAAAAACGCTTTGTCAAAATGCAGTACGTCTATTTCCCACCACTGAAGCCCGGGACCGACACTAGGCATAGCACGGTAAATAAAAATCACAATTGCCGTTTTTATAATAAATTTTCTTTTAACTTCATCAATCTCTTTTAAAACAATACTTAACATATAACTTATAATCGCTAAACTCACCACAAAAATAATATCCTGTGAATGTTTGAAAAAAATTTTTAATATTTTATTATGCCAATCCTGATATTCCGCATATCCCATCAAAACAACAAATACGGCAAATAAAAGACCCCCGCACAATATTTTGCAGTTAATAGGACTTGGCTTTGCAATATCAAGTTTTACAACGGTTACACCGATTATTGAAATAAGGGGAATTATTAAAGCAATTTCAAATACTGTTTCATACGGTAAAACTTGAGCCAGCCAACCTGAAAGCCCGGCCACCATCACACCGGCAAGTGAAATAGCAAGACGCCCCAAAATCTGCACGTAAGCCAGTTCTTCTTCCACTTTTTCCTGCGGCTGGTTCCTGTCAACCACCTCCGTACTCATTGTATCGGCAACAACATCCTGCAAAACAAATCCGATAACGGTTAAAAATGAAGCTATAATATAAACATTGTCTTTAGAAGAAAATTTTGCCCAATCATGGTTTCCTGCAAGGCCTATTAATAAAACTGTCCCTGCTGCAATAAACCCAGCTCCTATATATACATAAACCCTTCTTTGAGAACCAAGTATCGGAACACTGTCAACCAGTTGACCAAACACCATTTTTATGGTCCATGGAATGCTCAACCAAACTCCAAGGGAAATTAAAGCGGCTGCTGAGAGATGAAGCTCCTCTTTTACCCAAAATGTCTCAGCAACCCCACTTATCCCGCTTGCCCCGTATGCAAAATAAACCATCAAAAGCGGAAGATATTTTAATTTAAAATGTTTAATAGGATTTAGTA
This genomic stretch from Lebetimonas natsushimae harbors:
- the htpX gene encoding protease HtpX, yielding MAILMFIIMNLAVMASIYLSIFIIEIIFHVRLDPQTISGLAILSVIVGSSGSIISLLLSKWLAKISMGVRVIETPTTEAEKWLVNTVAKLAERAGVPMPEVGVFDGPPNAFATGPSKSNSLVAVSTSLFDMMDTKEIEGVIAHEINHIKNGDMITMTIVQGVLNALVFFISRLIANIVAPKDEEGNVNPFAYIAISFALEIVLSIFATMIAMWFSRYREYKADAGAVRIDGPEGIYYALAKLGQIPKEQVALPAEMKAFGIVGFLGELFASHPPVEKRLENIKRVARELGYNV